The following DNA comes from Mucilaginibacter jinjuensis.
GGCGTTTACTATGGTGCTGCTACTACAGAAGCATCGGCCTGCTGTGATAAAATGGTTTATGTGGTGGGTGGCGGCAATTCTGCCGGCCAGGGTGCTATGTACCTGTCTAAATTTGCCAAGCACGTTTACATCATTATCCGCAAGCCTGATCTGTCATCAACCATGTCATCTTATTTAATTGACCAGATTAAACAGGTAGATAACATCACCATCCGTGGCTGCTCTGAAATTAAGGAAGCCAAAGGCTCGGCAGAAAGACTGGAAGAATTAGTTATTGAAGACCTGAACAATGGCACTACCTCTACAGAAGAAGCGGCAGCACTTTACATCTTCATCGGTGCCAAACCTTATACAGACTGGCTTTGTGATGCCATTATCACTGATAACCGTGGCTTTGTAGAAACAGGCTCGGAACTGAAACGCAACGAGAAGTTCAGCAAACTATGGAAATCAAAACGTGATCCATATTCGCTGGAGACCAGCTGCCCAGGCATATTTGCCGCAGGCGATGTGCGTGCCGGAGCCATGAACCGTGTAGCATCTGCCGTAGGTGAAGGCTCAATGGCCATCAGCTTTGTACATAAATATTTGGCCGAGATTTAAATTGCAAATTTTAATTAGAACGGTCCCCATTGTTTAACAACAGTGGGGATCGTTTTTTTTATCCTTCCAGCACATCCCCATTAGTTGTGTTCTGGCTCAGAAACTTATCGGTTTGTGTGTATTTGTTCTTTAAGCCCTGGCTTATCTTCTCAATAAGGTCCCGTTCATTAAATGGTTTTAATACAATGTCATCAATACCTGCTTTGAAATAAGCATCCCGAGCCTCTTTCAATACATTAGCTGTAAACGCGATGACCGGCATTTCTGCCTTTAATGAATTAGGCGATTGCCTGATTAACGATAATAATTCTAACCCGCCCATTACCGGCATTTGTATATCGGTAAGCACCAAATCGTAAGTATACTCCTCAAATAAATTGAAAGCTTCCTGGCCATTGTAAGCAATATCGCAGGTTATTTTCCATTTCTTCAATATGGTTTTGGCCAGTAATACGTTTAGCTCATTATCTTCAACCAATAACACGTGGGCACCGGTTACAAGGTTGGCTAAATCTTCCGTACTTATTTGTTGTGCTTCAACACAATCTGCCTTGTCGGCTATGGTAACAGGTAACTCAAAACTAAATACCGAGCCTTTATTTAGCTCGCTGATTACTTTAATACGGCCGCCTTGCAACTCAATGATCTTTTTACAGATAGCCAGTCCCAAACCCGTTCCTTTATGGCGGGTTACTTTTTGTGCTTCATCCACCTGCGAAAATTCATCGAATATGGTAGGCAGATCATGCTTTTTGATACCGATGCCTGTGTCTTTTATCCGCACTTTTAATACCGCCTTATCATGCCTTTTGTGCATTAGTTTGGCTTGCAATAACACTTGCCCTTTGGGTGTAAATTTTATGGCGTTAACCAACAAGTTCATCACTACTTGTTTTAACCGCAACATATCGCCGCTAATACACAAATCTTCATCCAATAAAATATCCTGCTTTAAGATCAGCCCTTTTTTTGCAGCCTGGATCTCTACCGCATTCAAAACATCATTTAAAACGTTATTAAGCATAAAAGGCTGCTGCTCGAAAGTCATCTTCCCGGTTTCGTATTTCGAGAAATCCAGGATTTCGTTAACAACCTCCAGTAACATCTGCGATGAGCTCCTGATGGCGTTGATCTGCAACGTTTGATCGGGATTAAGCTTACCCGATGCCAGCTGCTCAGAAAATCCGATTACCGAATTAAGTGGCGTACGAATTTCATGACTCATACTGGCCATAAACATGCTTTTATTGTTGGCATATTGTTCGGCCTTTTCTGAATGAGCGATGATAGCAACCTCGTTATTAAATATTTTCCAGATGTTATAAAACACCGCGATCAGCAACAATATGAGAGCCACTATGGTAAACTTCGAAAGGTAGTTGTACTCTTTAAAAACACTGCTCACCTTATCGGCAAGCTCGGCCTTACTATCTGCAGCATATTTTATCTCCAGTGCCTTATACTTGTTCAGCTCAGATACAATATCAATAATCAGGTTATTGTTGATCAGCAATATGTCGCGCTCATCTTTCCGGAGATCTGTATTGGCAATATTAAGCTTATGATGGTTTCTGTATGTTTTTTTAGCAATAGCATTATAAGTAATACCCGATTGTACGATAGTTTTGGTCAGGGTATCCCGCTTTACAATAACCGGTGCATTGGTTGTTACCTGTTCAGCTTTTTTGTTTTTGCCTGAGATTGCAGAGAATATCCGCCCAAAAAACTTTCTTTTCTTAGGTGTAGTAACTGTAACTACAGCCGGTTTAATCGTATCAATATGTACGATAGTTTTTGTAGTTCTGATTACCGGTGCCGATTGTTTAGCAGGTGTATAACTCAGCATGCTATCAATCTTCAGGGTCGATTTAATCAGGCTGTCAGTTAATGATGTTAGCCTGATATAGTTACTTGTTTTTTCCTTTTTTTGGCTTATCAAACCATTGAGTCTATCGGCCTTTAAGGCTGGTATTTTATTATCATCAAATTTAATTTCAGCCAATTGGGTACTTAATTTACTAAGCTGTGCCGAAAAAAGATTGGCGTACTTTTTATCGCCGGTAATTGCATAGAGCCTGCTGTTATTATCAGCACTGTAAAGGTTTAGCAGGCAACTGTCAACAATATCCGAATTGGCACGGGCGGTAAGTAACTTACCAATTTTGTAACGCAATTGCCGCGCACTGTCGTAACGCATGTAAAGGTAAAAAGCTCCCGAAAAAAGAATAGTTACCAGCAATACAATCAGGCCATAACGCAATACAGGTATCTTCTTTGAGTTTTTAATCATTATCATAATGCCTGGGTAATTAATGGGATCAAAGCTCCGCCGAAGATCAATTACGCCCCCCCAGCGGCACTATATTTATTCATCAAGGCAAACAGTAGGGCAACAGGATTTTAAATCGTTTGGTTTTTACAGGCTTATAGCCGTAAGTTGTTAAGGTGATGAATCAGCAACAGAAACAACAAATTAGGAAGGGCATAAAAAAAGCGTCCCGGCTCTCAACCCGGGACGCAACAATTACCAATTAAATGATAATCAACTAAAATCCGGACCAATCTCACTCAGTCCTTACTCAAGCGTTTCTCAGGCGCTAAAGATCTTATGTACAATCACTTATAAGCGATTTAGTTTTATTTTTCTTGTTCCTTTATAAAAGCCGCAATTTTCTGCGATTCCTGGGGATAAACGGCAATATGATGTGTGCGTACCATATAAGGCACAATCATTTTACCCCCCGAGCCTGCAACCGTAATAAGGTTTGATGGCTTTAAAGGCATGTGGCAATCAATGCAATTATTTTTAATTACAGCACCTAATTTTGGCGCCATAGTGCAGAAATTATGTTTGGCTTCGCTATGGCAAACCATGCAGCGTTGCGAATAAACAGCCATGTTAGCACTTTCATTAACGTGCGTATTATGGCAATTGCTACAATCCATATTGCTTTTTATGAAGCATTGACTGGTTGCCAGCAGGCCATTTTGGTTGCCGTGCACATCAAGTGTTGGCGGGTTGGGATCTTCAGGTAAAAAATTTGGCTCTTTAAATTTAGCAAGGGTATCGCCCATCTTAAATTTAAATGCCGAGGTCTGAAATTGCTCCCTGCTGCTGGAGTGGCATACCCCGCATGCATCCAGTTTTTGTGACCGGGTTAATGCCGAAAATTTAGTAATATACTTTGCTACCTTCTGCTCCGGGAATTCGGTATGGAAGTTAACATGATTGGCTCCTGGACCATGGCAGCGCTCACAATCAATACCCATAATGAGTGATGATTTATCAAAAGCCGCTACGTGATGAAGGCTTTGAGTTTGCTGCGGTGCATCATTGATGTAAGAACTGTGGCATTGAAAACAACGCGATATAATGGGTCTGCTGTAATCTGCCACATCCCCATCATAACCGGGGCTGATAGTCCAGTTATGCAGGCCATTGAAATAAGATATGGGCAGTTCGTGAGGTTCATTACCTTTCCAAAAAATGTATGTTTGTGCCTTTGAGCTACCAAACACAATATCAAATGGCTGCGACTCTATCTGCTTACCTTTTAAATAAGCAGTTTGGTATAAGCCGGCGTGAAGCTTCTCCATTACCACTTTCAAACTGTCGTTATAAACAACAGTGTTTGAATCTTTATTAAAACTACCCTGAATATTTTTTAATGAAGCCGGCCTCGAACTAAAGTAATGAGCTGTGCCTAAAAACGAGTGTGAAATATCTTTATGGCATTTTACACAACTTGCAGAGCCTGCATATAATTCTCCACGCGGATCGGTAGCTTTCTTATCAGAATTATTAAAACATTGAGAAAAAATGAGTGTAAGCGGAAGCAGAAATACAGCCGCAATACGTAATACTCTTTTTTTGCTCATGGTAGATAAATACAAGACACTAAATTATTGATTTTCTGACTGATGCAGAAAAAATCATTTGAAGAAACTTTCAATGTGTTTATACGACACATTACGGTTATATAAATAAAAAAACTGCCGGATAAAACCGGCAGTTTTTCATTTATGATGGATTAATATCCTTTGTTTTGTACTAATACAGTGTTATTAAGCTCATTAAGCGGGATTGGTAAAATTTCGTTTTTACCAGCAGTAAAGTGCTTAGATGTACCCAATACAGTTGGAGCAAGGCCCCATCTAACTAAGTCGAACCAACGGTGGCCTTCAGTAGCTAACTCTAAACGGCGTTCGTTTTGGATATTAGCTAAAGTAGCTGCTACAGCAGGTAAACCAACACGTGCACGTACAGCGTTTAATAAAGCTGCTGCACGGCCTGCATCACCCGCACCTTGTACTAATGCTTCGGCTTCCATCAGGTAAGTATCCGCTAAACGGATCTCAATGTAATCGTTAGGGAAGTTAAGCTCTGTGGTACCTGTTGCTGCTTTATATTTCAACAACGGTGCATACTTTTGGATAAAGTAACCAGTGTTCTGGTAACTTGCCTGGTAAGTAGCATTGTTAGCTTTAGCTAAACTATCAATATTAACAATGGTATAACCATAACGTGGGTCGCCTTTCATAGCGGTAGCTAAATCGGCAGTTACCGGGTTAAAGCCCCAACCTGCCCAATAAATAGGGCCAGTATAGCTTCTTGCGCCTATCATTTGTGAATAAACGCTCGATTTAAACTGGTTCCAGTTACCCCAGCTGTAGCTTTGGGTACCTGTGCGCTCAATCTCGAAAATAGACTCGCTGTTAAATTTATGATCCGGGCTGAAAATATCACCGTAGTTAGCCATTAAGCGGTAACCGTAAGTGCTTGTACCGCCAGGTGTACCATTTACATCAGCAAACATGGCAGCAGCCTGGGCGTATTTTTTCTCGTACAAATAAACTTTACCAAGCAATGCTTTTGCAGCACCTTGTGTTACGCGACCATACTCTGCAGGTACAACTGTAGTCGGCAGGTTAGGGATAGCAGCAGTAAGGTCGGCTTCTACCTGTGCATAAACTGCATCAGGGGTTGCTTGTTTCTGGGTATATAACTCAGAGCTTGTAAGTGGTGCCAGAATTAAAGGTACATTTTGAAAAATACGTACCAGATCGAAATAATAGTGACCACGTAAAAACTTAGCTTCAGCAATATAACGGCTTTGTAAAGCAGTTGTTAAGCCGGTTATTGAGTTGTTACCTACAATTTTGCTTAAAATTAAATTGGCGTGGTTTACACCTGTAAAGTTAATGTTCCAGAATTCGCCTTGCGGGCCAACTGCCGGGGTTAACAGGCGCATATCATTCATGGCCTGCCAGGTGTTTTGATCTGAAGACGAGCCACCACCTGCAACGCAATCATCAGATGCTGCGTTAAGCGGGCCAAGCGGGTCTGAATAAGTATTATCAGAACCACCGGTTTGTGTATTCAACGGATCGTAAGCTGCTACTAAACCAGCGTAAACCTGATCTGCAGTTTGGTAATAGTTTGATTCAAGAGATTGACCTTTAGGGGTTAACTCCAGGAACGATTTTTTACATGACGCCAAAACACTTACTGTGCTTATTAAAGCTAATGCGCCGTACTGTATATATCTTTTTTTCATTTTGTCCAATTATTAATTGATTTACAGTGTAATGTCAAGACCTACTAAGAATGAACGTGATTGTGGATAGATACCTCTATCTACACCAAATATTCCGTTACCGTTAACATCACCAACTTCAGGATCAAATCCTTTGTAACCGGTAATAGTTACCAGGTTGTTGCTGCTTAAATAAACCCTTACGCGTTTAATATCTGCTTTAGTTAACCATGCTTTAGGCAGGTTGTAACCAATTTGAGCAGTTTTGATGCGGAAATAAGCACCGCTTTGCAGATAGAAATTTGACGGGTTTTTTAAGTTGCCGTTAGGATCTGAATCTGATAAACGTGGGTAATTGCTTGATGGGTTAGCCGGGCTCCATGCATTTAATGCTGCGATTTCGTAGTTAGCGGTTGGCAAATCTAAACGACGGTAAGCCTGGAATATTTTGTTACCCCAAACACCCTGACCAAAGATTTTGATATCGAAACCTTTGTAATCAGCATTGAAGTTTACACCATAAGTCCAGGTAGGAAGCGGGCTTCCTAAGAATTTACGGTCGTTGTTATCAATTTTACCATCACCATTAATGTCTTCCCATTTAAAGTCGCCTGGTTTTGCATTTGGCTGTATCATTGTACCATTGTGGGTGTAAGCGTTAATTTCTGCCTGAGATTTAAAAGTACCTAACTCATTAAATCCGTAGAAAGAATTAACCGGCTGACCAACTATTGTACGTTGCAAAGGATAAGCTGATCCCTGGAAGTTTCCATTATCATAAAAAGGAATTGTACCCAGGTAGCTTACGTTGTTTTTGTTATAAGAGATGTTACCACCAACATTATAGTTAAATGCACCTACGTTGTTTTTGTAATTTAACTCTAACTCAATACCCTTATTTTCAAGGTTACCTACGTTTGCAGTTGGTGAAGCAGTATAGCCAGTATAACCTGGTACAGGAACTGCCTCAAGCATACCTTTGGTTAATTTACGATAAACATCAATTGTAACATTCAGGTTGTGTGCTAATACCGCATCCAAACCGATATCAGTGGTGTGTACAGACTCCCAACGCAAATCTGGATTTGAAGGGCTGCTGGTACTGTAACCAATACCTAACTGATCCTGACCAAATACATAGTTATGACCACTGCCTACAATTGAAGTATATTGGAAAGTACCTAATGATTGCTCATTACCTACAGAACCATAAGAACCTCTTAGTTTCAGGAAGTCAACAAATGTATCTTTCGGAAAGAAACTTTCTCTTGTAACAACCCATCCAACTTCAGCACCAGGGAATGTACCATAAATGTTGTTACTACCAAATTTAGAAGAACCATCGCGACGGATGATACCTGTAAATAAGTAACGCTCATCATAATCGTAAGTAACACGGCCAAAAGTTGAAGCTGTATGGTAAGGCTGGTTCTCGTAACCTGAAGCAACTCTGTTAGCTGCCGGTAATGAGAAGTTAAATGAAGCCTGATCATAAGAAGTTGCAGGGATGTTATTGTAAGTGCCACCCAAACCAACTTCGCTTTGCTCCTGGGCACTTGTACCCACTAATACGCTGAAGTTATGTAAACCTATTGTTTTACTGTAAGTAGCTGTGTTATCCCAATTCCAGGTTAAGTTACGGTTGCTGCCTCTGTATTCAGACTGGTTGGTTGTATTGCTGTTGTTTGAGTTTAAGTAGTAAAGCGGAGTATATGATTCGCTACCAAAAAAGGCTTGCTTACCATTAATCTGCGTTTTAATTTTTAAACCTTTGATGGGTTCAATTTCCACAAATGCATTACCTAACAAGTTGTGCGACCAATTGTAGTTACCCTGGATAGTTTGAGCATAAGCCATTGGGTTGGTTATCTCGTTACCTACATAAGGAGAAATACCGTAAGGTATGCCTGCACCATTTTTAACTGCATACTGGTTATAACCGGCAGCAATTGATTGGTTGGTTTGTAAAACAGGAGTAATTGGATCAAGGTTTAATGATGAACTTAACGGACCACCAAACTCACTGTTTGTATTGAATGAACCCTGGCTGTTAGTGTAAGTATAAGTAAAGCTTTCACCTACAGTAAGCCATTTTTTAATTTTTGAATTGGTGTTTACTGCAAAGTTGTAACGTTTGTAGTTAGATTGATCTTTTAAAACGATACCGTCCTGATCTAAATAACCAAAAGATACGTAGTAAGTTGATTTATCTGTACCACCAGAAATATTTAGGTTATGGCTTTGAATTAAAGCATTGTTGCTAAATATTTCGTTTTGCCAGTTTGTACCTGTACCGTATTGAGCCGGGTTACCAAAAGGAGCTGCACCGCCATCATTAGTAACAGACTGGTTTCTTAAAGTAGCATACTGGCTTGCATCAGCAAGTTTAACTTTGCTAACAGGGCCTTGTACACCGACATAACCGCTGTAGCTTAATTGAGGCGCACCAGATTTACCTTTTTTGGTAGTAACCAATACAACGCCCGATGATGCACGTGAACCATAAATAGCTGCAGATGCATCTTTCAATACCTCGATTGATTCAACATCGTTAGGGTTAACGTTATCTAAACCACCGTTTAATACAACAACACCATCAATTACATATAATGGGTTACTGTTGTTGATAGATGTAATACCACGGATACGGATTGTTGGAGACGAACCCGGTGCACCGCTGCTTTGTACAACATTAACACCAGAGGTACGGCCTTGTAAAGCCTGATCGATACGGGTTACTTGCTGATCCTGGATGTCTTTTGCACCTACGTGGCTGATAGCACCGGTTACTACACTTTTCTTTTGTGTACCGTAACCAATAACAACAACCTCGTTAAGGGCTTTAACATCAGCAGCTAATACAACATTGATAACGGTTTGCGTACCAACAGTAATTTCTTTAGGAGTATAACCTAAAAATTGTACTACTAATACAGCGTTAGGGCCGCTAACATTTAATTTGAATGTACCATCAACACCTGCGCTTACACCATTGGTTGTACCTTTTTCGGTAACAGTTGCACCAATGATAGGTAAACCTGCATCGTCTGTAATTTTACCTGTTACGGTATTAGCTGCAGCGTTTTGAGTTTCTGTAGCAGTTGTTTCTGTTGTAGTTACAACACCAGTAGTTGCAGGGGCAGCACTCTCATCGGCTTTGCCAAGAACAATCCTGTCTTTCATTACGCTGTACTGGATACCGTTTGTAGTTAACACCTGGTCCAGCACTTCTTTAAGCGGCTGGTTTTTGAAATTAACCGATACCCTTTTAGTAACGTCTATTGAGTTTTTGCTGTATATAAATTTAACGTTATCTGTTTTTTGCAGATAATTTAAAACATCCAGTAAATTGGTATTTTCCAGAGATACAGTTACTGTTTTCTCCAGCATGTTTTGAGCCTTTAAAGGGCTGGCATAAGTAATGCCGCTAACCATCGCGGTTATCACTATTTGGCTTAAAGTAATCTTCATGATTTTACACCACGGAATTGGCCTTCGTAAACTTAATTGCATATATTTGTTATGTTTCTATGTTAAAAATGAGACAATTAAAGCCCATACACCATCTAATGGTGTCGTTCGCAACGGGGCTTACTTAAAGCTTAGGAGTGCTCGCAACACTTCTAAGTTTTTTTGTTTTATTGGAGTTGGATTTCCCTTCAGGTTTGTAGTTTATTCTTCATAAGCGTTTATTATTTGGGTAAACTAATTGGTTATATAAGTTCTATACTATCTTTTTTGATCTGGTAATTTACATTGAGCGTCTTTTTAAGCGCTTCCAATACATCGGCCATGTTAAAGCCAGCCAAATCAGCCGTTAAAACATAATGGTTTATTTTAGCACTGCCTGCTTTAATGTGTACATGGTAGGTAGCATTAAGCACAGGTATAATTTCATTTAACGGCTTATTATCGAATGAGAGGTTAACCCTGTTCCAGATCTGTAAAGCTGGCTCGTTAACAGCTTCCTGCATTTTTAATACATGCTGAGCTACCAGGCAAATCACTTTCTGGTGCGGGTAAAGCATCACCTCACCTTTCTCTAATTTTAATGAAGCAACATGGTTTGATTTAATAGCTACAGAAACCTTACCCGTTAATACAGATACATCGGCCTGGTTACTTAATGCATTATCGCGTACCAAAAAACTGGTGCCCCAAACTTTGGTTATCATAGCGTTGCTATTGATAATAAATGGGCGTTTAGGGTTTTTAGATATTTCGAAAAAACATTCGCCTTGCATCGAAACGTTTCTTGATGCGGCAGCAAACTTTTCAGGGAATCGTAATTGCGAATGCGGGCTTAACCAAACCGAACTATGATCGGGCAGGTTTGATTTGTATATCTGATTAGAATTGTTGGTTACAACAATGATGTGCTTTTCAGGATCGGGCCCATCAGATGCGTTTTTTATTTTAGCAGTATAAAGCATCGCAACTGCACCCAATACAAAAATTACAGCAGCCGCACCGGCAAGTTTATACCATATGCCAACATTACGCGTTATTGGCTGTATAGGGGCTTCGGTTTCGCCTTCTGCCCTGGCTATATCGAAAAGTATTTTTTGGTACAGATGTTCTTCCAGCTCTTGCTCTTCAGCGAAACTCATGTCAGAAATACCATCAGGCTCATGTTCAAAAGAGGCATACCATTGTTTTACCAATGTTTGCTCCGCTTGTGTGCATTCGCCCTTAATATACTTCTCCAGTAATTCTACGGGTACAGGTTTCTTCATGAAAAGAAAATAATTCGGTTATAATAAAGAGATGACGTTTCAAAACAACGTACCCCCCAAAAGAAAATTAAATATTTTTAGATTTTTTATCTGAGCAGTAATGCAACCACAATTACAAGGTAATGGCTAAGGCCGTGACGCAATCTTTTAAGCGCATTGGTTAAGTGGTTTTCTACTGTTTTTTCTGAGATGCTTAATTGCAGTGCAATCTCTTTGTTGCTTTTATGCTCTTTACGGCTCAGTTCATATACAGAGCGGCATTTATCGGGCAACTGGCTTACTTCGTTTTCTATAGTGTAGGTAAGCTCTTTCAGCATAATCTCGTTTTCGGTAGAGTTATCTACCTCCGAATGCAAAATTTTAAAAGCTTCCTGGTATTTTGTACGGATAGTTTCTTTACGGAACTGATCAATAATACGATGGGTAATAGCGGTGTGTAAATACCCCCCAACTGTAGTATTAATTTGCAACTGGCTTCTTTTAATCCACAGGTTGGTAAAAACCTCCTGTACAATTTCTTCGGCCAGTTCTTTACTTTTTAAACGCTTATAAGCGTCACTGTATAGTCTTTTCCAGTGGCGTGCATAAATCTCCCTGAACGCATTAAGCCTGTCTTGCCGTAGCAATCCCATCAATTCATCTTCAGACAGCTTAGTAAAATCGGTCATTTCGTAGATAGCAACAGGATGTTATGTTAACAAAAAATTAAAACAGTTTGCAAAACTCAAAAAAAATCAGGGGATTAACAATCTATTGAATGTAATAATTTGACAATCCCGGTCATTTTTTAACGATTATGCAATGTTGATATTGTACTTGTTTTTGTTACAAAAGTATCATTCTGCACTTAAAATGGTGTATTTACTACACTAACTTTACATTAACCTGTACAAACGGACACTTTAAATAAAAATTTAAATGTTGTAACATATTTGCGATGGTTGTGGTGTAAAACCATTAAATTTTATATTTCTTAGTTCAGCAAATTATCTGAAACCTGTAGCTTTAATTTAATTTCATTTTTCATCTGCTTTTATATGCTTAAAAATGCCTTCCTTTTCGTTGCCCTGTTTATTTTATGCTTTACTGTTTCGGCACAACCTGTAAAATATGTTTCGGGTAATAATTCATGGGATCCCGATTCATTAGGCAATCATCGTGCAGTTGTTAATGTACTTACTGCAGGCAAGGTTAGTAAAGCGATAATTGAATGGCGCCGACGAGACGACCCAACCGATAAGGAGATTATTGTAGTAGATGCCAAAAGCAACAAACGGATATTAAATGTAAAAGCTGAAGAGATCTCGCGCGAAAAGGGAACGGTTTATTTTGAGCCAACATCAGGTCCTGGCAAATACTATATTTATTATATGCCTTACAAGGTAACTGCGCGGT
Coding sequences within:
- a CDS encoding ATP-binding protein; translated protein: MIKNSKKIPVLRYGLIVLLVTILFSGAFYLYMRYDSARQLRYKIGKLLTARANSDIVDSCLLNLYSADNNSRLYAITGDKKYANLFSAQLSKLSTQLAEIKFDDNKIPALKADRLNGLISQKKEKTSNYIRLTSLTDSLIKSTLKIDSMLSYTPAKQSAPVIRTTKTIVHIDTIKPAVVTVTTPKKRKFFGRIFSAISGKNKKAEQVTTNAPVIVKRDTLTKTIVQSGITYNAIAKKTYRNHHKLNIANTDLRKDERDILLINNNLIIDIVSELNKYKALEIKYAADSKAELADKVSSVFKEYNYLSKFTIVALILLLIAVFYNIWKIFNNEVAIIAHSEKAEQYANNKSMFMASMSHEIRTPLNSVIGFSEQLASGKLNPDQTLQINAIRSSSQMLLEVVNEILDFSKYETGKMTFEQQPFMLNNVLNDVLNAVEIQAAKKGLILKQDILLDEDLCISGDMLRLKQVVMNLLVNAIKFTPKGQVLLQAKLMHKRHDKAVLKVRIKDTGIGIKKHDLPTIFDEFSQVDEAQKVTRHKGTGLGLAICKKIIELQGGRIKVISELNKGSVFSFELPVTIADKADCVEAQQISTEDLANLVTGAHVLLVEDNELNVLLAKTILKKWKITCDIAYNGQEAFNLFEEYTYDLVLTDIQMPVMGGLELLSLIRQSPNSLKAEMPVIAFTANVLKEARDAYFKAGIDDIVLKPFNERDLIEKISQGLKNKYTQTDKFLSQNTTNGDVLEG
- a CDS encoding multiheme c-type cytochrome, whose protein sequence is MSKKRVLRIAAVFLLPLTLIFSQCFNNSDKKATDPRGELYAGSASCVKCHKDISHSFLGTAHYFSSRPASLKNIQGSFNKDSNTVVYNDSLKVVMEKLHAGLYQTAYLKGKQIESQPFDIVFGSSKAQTYIFWKGNEPHELPISYFNGLHNWTISPGYDGDVADYSRPIISRCFQCHSSYINDAPQQTQSLHHVAAFDKSSLIMGIDCERCHGPGANHVNFHTEFPEQKVAKYITKFSALTRSQKLDACGVCHSSSREQFQTSAFKFKMGDTLAKFKEPNFLPEDPNPPTLDVHGNQNGLLATSQCFIKSNMDCSNCHNTHVNESANMAVYSQRCMVCHSEAKHNFCTMAPKLGAVIKNNCIDCHMPLKPSNLITVAGSGGKMIVPYMVRTHHIAVYPQESQKIAAFIKEQEK
- a CDS encoding RagB/SusD family nutrient uptake outer membrane protein, which gives rise to MKKRYIQYGALALISTVSVLASCKKSFLELTPKGQSLESNYYQTADQVYAGLVAAYDPLNTQTGGSDNTYSDPLGPLNAASDDCVAGGGSSSDQNTWQAMNDMRLLTPAVGPQGEFWNINFTGVNHANLILSKIVGNNSITGLTTALQSRYIAEAKFLRGHYYFDLVRIFQNVPLILAPLTSSELYTQKQATPDAVYAQVEADLTAAIPNLPTTVVPAEYGRVTQGAAKALLGKVYLYEKKYAQAAAMFADVNGTPGGTSTYGYRLMANYGDIFSPDHKFNSESIFEIERTGTQSYSWGNWNQFKSSVYSQMIGARSYTGPIYWAGWGFNPVTADLATAMKGDPRYGYTIVNIDSLAKANNATYQASYQNTGYFIQKYAPLLKYKAATGTTELNFPNDYIEIRLADTYLMEAEALVQGAGDAGRAAALLNAVRARVGLPAVAATLANIQNERRLELATEGHRWFDLVRWGLAPTVLGTSKHFTAGKNEILPIPLNELNNTVLVQNKGY
- a CDS encoding TonB-dependent receptor, coding for MKITLSQIVITAMVSGITYASPLKAQNMLEKTVTVSLENTNLLDVLNYLQKTDNVKFIYSKNSIDVTKRVSVNFKNQPLKEVLDQVLTTNGIQYSVMKDRIVLGKADESAAPATTGVVTTTETTATETQNAAANTVTGKITDDAGLPIIGATVTEKGTTNGVSAGVDGTFKLNVSGPNAVLVVQFLGYTPKEITVGTQTVINVVLAADVKALNEVVVIGYGTQKKSVVTGAISHVGAKDIQDQQVTRIDQALQGRTSGVNVVQSSGAPGSSPTIRIRGITSINNSNPLYVIDGVVVLNGGLDNVNPNDVESIEVLKDASAAIYGSRASSGVVLVTTKKGKSGAPQLSYSGYVGVQGPVSKVKLADASQYATLRNQSVTNDGGAAPFGNPAQYGTGTNWQNEIFSNNALIQSHNLNISGGTDKSTYYVSFGYLDQDGIVLKDQSNYKRYNFAVNTNSKIKKWLTVGESFTYTYTNSQGSFNTNSEFGGPLSSSLNLDPITPVLQTNQSIAAGYNQYAVKNGAGIPYGISPYVGNEITNPMAYAQTIQGNYNWSHNLLGNAFVEIEPIKGLKIKTQINGKQAFFGSESYTPLYYLNSNNSNTTNQSEYRGSNRNLTWNWDNTATYSKTIGLHNFSVLVGTSAQEQSEVGLGGTYNNIPATSYDQASFNFSLPAANRVASGYENQPYHTASTFGRVTYDYDERYLFTGIIRRDGSSKFGSNNIYGTFPGAEVGWVVTRESFFPKDTFVDFLKLRGSYGSVGNEQSLGTFQYTSIVGSGHNYVFGQDQLGIGYSTSSPSNPDLRWESVHTTDIGLDAVLAHNLNVTIDVYRKLTKGMLEAVPVPGYTGYTASPTANVGNLENKGIELELNYKNNVGAFNYNVGGNISYNKNNVSYLGTIPFYDNGNFQGSAYPLQRTIVGQPVNSFYGFNELGTFKSQAEINAYTHNGTMIQPNAKPGDFKWEDINGDGKIDNNDRKFLGSPLPTWTYGVNFNADYKGFDIKIFGQGVWGNKIFQAYRRLDLPTANYEIAALNAWSPANPSSNYPRLSDSDPNGNLKNPSNFYLQSGAYFRIKTAQIGYNLPKAWLTKADIKRVRVYLSSNNLVTITGYKGFDPEVGDVNGNGIFGVDRGIYPQSRSFLVGLDITL
- a CDS encoding FecR family protein translates to MKKPVPVELLEKYIKGECTQAEQTLVKQWYASFEHEPDGISDMSFAEEQELEEHLYQKILFDIARAEGETEAPIQPITRNVGIWYKLAGAAAVIFVLGAVAMLYTAKIKNASDGPDPEKHIIVVTNNSNQIYKSNLPDHSSVWLSPHSQLRFPEKFAAASRNVSMQGECFFEISKNPKRPFIINSNAMITKVWGTSFLVRDNALSNQADVSVLTGKVSVAIKSNHVASLKLEKGEVMLYPHQKVICLVAQHVLKMQEAVNEPALQIWNRVNLSFDNKPLNEIIPVLNATYHVHIKAGSAKINHYVLTADLAGFNMADVLEALKKTLNVNYQIKKDSIELI
- a CDS encoding RNA polymerase sigma-70 factor, translating into MTDFTKLSEDELMGLLRQDRLNAFREIYARHWKRLYSDAYKRLKSKELAEEIVQEVFTNLWIKRSQLQINTTVGGYLHTAITHRIIDQFRKETIRTKYQEAFKILHSEVDNSTENEIMLKELTYTIENEVSQLPDKCRSVYELSRKEHKSNKEIALQLSISEKTVENHLTNALKRLRHGLSHYLVIVVALLLR